One stretch of Nocardia mangyaensis DNA includes these proteins:
- a CDS encoding ABC transporter ATP-binding protein/permease, which translates to MRSSVETSRDWANEVVETLKWLVIAFSITVVVFTVIVALLLRFTHWGRQFWHISGGFFKGPDAWKTIAFYGVLLLMALFTVRMNVLFSYQGNDLYTALQVGGSALSQGDTAMLEEAKSAFWNAVVLFAILATIHVVRALTAFFLGEAFDIRWRLWLTEHVTTDYLQGRAYYRGRFIDDTIDNPDQRIQMDITSFVQSSRTLSIGAVSAVVSVVSFTQILWDLSGPLTLVGVEIPRAMMFILLMFVLVTTIIAFWIGRPLIRLNFLYERVTANFRYALVRLRDNAENVAFYNGEGVERRGLLVRFAAVISTYWQLVFRNVKFLGWNLSVNQTAEIFPLLIQAPRFFDGSVSLGGMTQTASAFRAIHDSLSFFREAYDDFAAYRASLIRLDGLLVASEHSRELPKIATVDLADTVSLDKVGVRTPDGTALIDDLNLRLNPGDALVVKGRSGSGKTTLLRALAEMWPFIDGEFGRPGNTESLFLSQIPYLPLGDLRTAVAYPARPDDLGDEALREALTKVQLGHLVDRLDEEADWAKILSPGEQQRVAFARILLIKPKAAFLDEATSAVDEGLEYALYSLIRTEAPDTILVSVAHRSTVDQHHTKRLELHGDGVWDLAEMSA; encoded by the coding sequence ATGAGGAGCTCGGTGGAAACATCTAGGGACTGGGCGAATGAAGTCGTAGAAACCCTGAAGTGGCTCGTGATCGCCTTCTCGATCACCGTGGTCGTATTCACGGTCATCGTCGCGCTGCTGCTGCGGTTCACCCACTGGGGTCGTCAGTTCTGGCACATCAGTGGCGGATTCTTCAAGGGCCCGGACGCGTGGAAGACCATCGCGTTCTACGGCGTGCTGCTGCTGATGGCCCTGTTCACCGTTCGGATGAACGTGTTGTTCAGCTATCAGGGCAATGACCTCTACACCGCGTTGCAGGTCGGTGGATCGGCTCTCTCGCAAGGCGATACGGCCATGCTGGAGGAGGCCAAGTCCGCCTTCTGGAACGCGGTCGTGCTGTTCGCCATCCTGGCGACCATCCACGTGGTGCGCGCGCTGACGGCGTTCTTCCTCGGCGAGGCGTTCGACATCCGGTGGCGGCTGTGGCTGACCGAGCACGTCACCACCGATTACCTGCAGGGCCGGGCTTACTACCGGGGCCGCTTCATCGATGACACCATCGACAACCCGGATCAGCGTATCCAGATGGACATCACCAGTTTCGTGCAGTCGTCGCGGACGTTGTCGATCGGTGCGGTGAGCGCGGTCGTCTCGGTGGTGTCGTTCACCCAGATCCTGTGGGACCTGTCCGGTCCGCTGACGCTGGTCGGGGTGGAGATCCCCCGGGCGATGATGTTCATCCTGCTGATGTTCGTGCTTGTCACCACCATCATCGCGTTCTGGATCGGCCGTCCGCTGATCCGCCTGAACTTCCTCTACGAACGCGTGACGGCCAACTTCCGCTACGCGCTGGTTCGCCTGCGCGACAACGCCGAGAACGTCGCCTTCTACAACGGCGAGGGCGTGGAGCGTCGTGGTCTGCTGGTTCGATTCGCCGCGGTGATCAGCACCTACTGGCAGTTGGTCTTCCGGAATGTGAAGTTCCTCGGCTGGAACCTGTCGGTCAACCAGACCGCGGAGATCTTCCCGCTGCTCATCCAGGCGCCGCGCTTCTTCGACGGATCGGTCTCCCTCGGTGGCATGACGCAGACCGCGTCGGCGTTCCGCGCGATCCACGACTCGCTGTCGTTCTTCCGTGAGGCCTACGACGACTTCGCCGCCTACCGTGCCTCGCTGATCCGACTCGATGGCCTGCTGGTCGCCAGCGAGCACTCGCGCGAGCTGCCCAAGATCGCCACGGTCGACCTCGCCGACACGGTCTCGCTCGACAAGGTCGGTGTGCGCACCCCGGACGGCACGGCGCTGATCGACGACCTGAACCTGCGCCTGAATCCGGGCGACGCGCTGGTCGTCAAGGGCCGTTCCGGCAGCGGCAAGACCACGCTGCTGCGCGCGCTGGCCGAGATGTGGCCCTTCATCGACGGCGAGTTCGGCAGGCCGGGCAACACCGAGAGCCTGTTCCTGTCGCAGATCCCGTACCTGCCGCTGGGCGACCTGCGCACCGCGGTCGCCTACCCGGCTCGGCCCGATGACCTCGGTGACGAGGCCCTGCGCGAGGCGCTCACCAAGGTCCAGCTCGGTCACCTGGTCGATCGCCTGGACGAAGAGGCCGACTGGGCCAAGATCCTGTCCCCGGGTGAGCAGCAGCGCGTGGCGTTCGCGCGCATCCTGTTGATCAAGCCCAAGGCGGCTTTCCTCGACGAGGCGACCTCCGCGGTGGACGAGGGACTCGAGTACGCGCTCTACAGCCTGATCCGCACCGAAGCGCCCGACACGATCCTGGTCAGCGTCGCCCACCGCAGCACCGTCGACCAGCACCACACCAAGCGCCTGGAACTGCACGGCGACGGGGTGTGGGACCTGGCCGAGATGTCGGCCTGA
- a CDS encoding CPBP family intramembrane glutamic endopeptidase: MLASVPVAAARPKLHAYLDIAVVVVVLAGTNLIAHFTTAWASILTVPVAAVALLVLMRKRGLGWAELGLSPRHWRRGTIYALGAVAIVLTAVAIGALLPITRPFFLADRYATISGALIASMIVIPLQTVIPEELAFRGVLHGTLDRVVGVRGLFAAGSLLFGLWHIASSMGLTSGNKGLLEIFGGGLLGQIVGIALAVAATAVAGVVFTWLRRRSGSLLAPIALHWSLNGAGALAAAIVWHTALG; this comes from the coding sequence GTGCTCGCCTCCGTCCCCGTCGCCGCCGCCCGGCCCAAGCTGCACGCTTACCTCGATATCGCGGTGGTCGTCGTCGTGCTGGCCGGGACGAATCTGATCGCGCACTTCACCACCGCCTGGGCCAGCATCCTCACCGTGCCCGTCGCGGCCGTCGCCCTGCTGGTGCTCATGCGCAAGCGCGGACTCGGCTGGGCCGAACTCGGCCTCTCGCCTCGGCACTGGCGGCGCGGCACGATCTACGCGCTCGGCGCGGTCGCCATCGTGCTCACCGCGGTCGCCATCGGCGCGCTGCTGCCGATCACCCGGCCGTTCTTCCTGGCCGATCGCTACGCCACCATCTCCGGCGCGCTGATCGCGTCGATGATCGTCATCCCGCTGCAGACCGTCATCCCCGAGGAGCTGGCCTTCCGGGGCGTCCTGCACGGCACGCTCGACCGGGTGGTCGGCGTGCGTGGGCTGTTCGCCGCGGGCTCGCTGCTGTTCGGGCTCTGGCACATCGCCTCGTCGATGGGGTTGACCAGCGGCAACAAGGGTTTGCTCGAGATCTTCGGCGGTGGGCTGCTCGGCCAGATCGTCGGCATCGCCCTCGCCGTCGCCGCGACCGCGGTGGCCGGGGTGGTGTTCACCTGGCTGCGCAGGCGCAGTGGGAGTCTGTTGGCGCCGATCGCGCTGCACTGGTCGCTCAACGGCGCGGGCGCGCTCGCGGCGGCCATCGTCTGGCACACCGCGCTGGGCTGA
- a CDS encoding alpha/beta hydrolase family protein has translation MSVIDAVLWGAAVVFAMVLIADPRAARRVAPLVLALLIVGALMQWLVEGFRWHLVPVQLLIALMLGFVLTEGDTEPARRRLVPRSGIGVLAAVSVIPWAVPPVPELPEPTGRYAVGSEIFRWVDQSRAEPATAAGDDRRNVVVQAWYPADQRSPRRWVYLDGHGRLPARVGQLPGFLLAEYSGIDSHASADVPLARDRAQWPVVLFSPGYGAPRAFYTGLVTDLASRGFIVLAVDHPYESGVTELADGTIATTVGQIADDDPDGTRFMTEHLDTRTADLRFVLDQLGRPEVLGPLADRVDLGSLTATGHSLGGAAALSTLSADPRLTAAANIDGTLYGTLAERTLDRPVLLLESDRSETGHSQHYLDGNGALLDRLDAPGFRYEVSQADHYSFTDVPQFLSTPARFVITGIFGGSRGPAATQRATNDILVPFLTGSHNDIPAAAAAHDGISGGPIPG, from the coding sequence GTGTCCGTGATCGACGCAGTGCTGTGGGGCGCTGCCGTGGTGTTCGCGATGGTGCTGATCGCCGACCCTCGGGCGGCGCGGCGGGTGGCCCCGCTGGTGCTGGCGCTGCTCATCGTCGGGGCGCTGATGCAGTGGCTCGTCGAAGGCTTCCGCTGGCATCTGGTGCCGGTCCAGCTGTTGATCGCGCTGATGCTGGGGTTCGTCCTCACCGAGGGTGACACCGAACCGGCTCGGCGGCGGCTGGTCCCGCGCAGCGGCATCGGCGTGCTCGCCGCGGTGTCGGTCATTCCATGGGCTGTTCCCCCGGTCCCCGAGCTGCCGGAACCGACGGGCCGGTACGCGGTGGGGTCGGAGATTTTCCGTTGGGTCGACCAGTCACGCGCCGAACCGGCGACGGCAGCGGGCGATGACCGGCGCAATGTCGTTGTGCAGGCGTGGTATCCGGCCGATCAGCGCAGCCCTCGGCGGTGGGTGTATCTCGATGGGCACGGCCGGCTGCCGGCGCGGGTCGGCCAGCTGCCCGGATTCCTGCTGGCGGAGTACAGCGGCATCGACTCGCACGCGTCCGCGGATGTGCCTCTCGCGCGGGACCGGGCTCAGTGGCCGGTGGTCCTGTTCTCCCCCGGCTACGGCGCGCCCCGCGCCTTCTACACCGGGCTCGTCACCGACCTGGCGAGTCGCGGATTCATCGTTCTCGCCGTCGACCACCCCTACGAGTCGGGAGTCACCGAGCTCGCCGACGGCACGATCGCGACGACCGTCGGCCAGATCGCCGACGACGATCCCGACGGCACCCGCTTCATGACCGAGCATCTCGACACCCGGACCGCCGACCTGCGTTTCGTCCTCGACCAGCTCGGCCGCCCCGAGGTGCTCGGCCCACTCGCCGACCGCGTCGACCTCGGAAGCCTCACCGCCACCGGACATTCCCTCGGCGGCGCGGCCGCGCTCTCGACGCTGTCCGCCGACCCGAGACTCACCGCCGCCGCCAATATCGATGGCACCCTCTACGGCACACTGGCCGAACGCACGCTGGATCGCCCGGTGCTGCTACTGGAGAGCGACCGCTCCGAAACCGGGCACTCCCAGCACTATCTCGACGGAAACGGCGCACTGCTGGACCGCCTCGACGCTCCCGGCTTCCGCTACGAGGTCAGCCAGGCCGACCACTACAGCTTCACCGACGTTCCCCAGTTCCTGTCCACCCCGGCACGTTTCGTGATCACCGGCATCTTCGGCGGCTCCCGTGGTCCGGCCGCGACCCAGCGCGCCACCAACGACATCCTCGTCCCGTTCCTCACCGGCTCGCACAACGACATCCCCGCCGCGGCGGCGGCACACGACGGCATCAGCGGCGGCCCGATCCCGGGCTAG
- a CDS encoding TetR/AcrR family transcriptional regulator, whose protein sequence is MDAHSAERPAGRRYSGRTTAERVEQRRTALLDAALELFGTQGYVAGSVKQLCGLAGLTERYFYESFRDRESCLAALYDDLTDRTRERTLTALRAAGPHLDAVIGAGLAAFIGYLSEDPRRARVVLVEVVGVSAAMEQRRHAVLRDYAELVAGLWSSARARPLSERERLTCIALVGGVNHLLVDWLLDNRTHDPAQLVEVCTGLFTAVRATDTTLPD, encoded by the coding sequence ATGGACGCGCACTCCGCCGAGCGTCCGGCGGGTCGGCGGTACTCGGGGCGCACTACGGCCGAACGGGTCGAGCAGCGCCGAACCGCGTTGCTGGACGCGGCACTCGAACTGTTCGGTACCCAGGGCTATGTCGCCGGATCGGTGAAACAGTTGTGCGGGCTCGCCGGGCTCACCGAACGCTATTTCTACGAATCGTTCCGCGACCGTGAGTCCTGCCTGGCCGCTCTCTACGACGACCTGACCGATCGAACCAGGGAGCGGACGTTGACCGCGCTGCGCGCGGCGGGTCCGCACCTGGACGCGGTGATCGGCGCCGGTCTGGCCGCGTTCATCGGCTACCTCTCCGAGGACCCGCGTCGCGCGCGAGTCGTCCTGGTCGAAGTGGTCGGGGTGTCGGCGGCGATGGAGCAGCGCAGGCACGCGGTACTGCGCGACTACGCGGAACTGGTGGCGGGTCTGTGGTCCTCGGCGCGAGCGCGGCCGCTGTCGGAGCGCGAACGGCTGACCTGTATCGCACTCGTCGGCGGCGTGAACCACCTGCTGGTCGACTGGCTGCTCGACAACCGCACCCACGACCCCGCGCAACTCGTCGAGGTGTGCACGGGCTTGTTCACCGCGGTTCGCGCGACCGACACGACACTGCCGGACTGA
- a CDS encoding AMP-binding protein — protein MGIVSFGVQTSSRKTPQTLIDSGREAAVAGARTVDRGPYEGIWSDPAEEAAQLERWCSALAGLRAGTGPATDLPRPDRLGGDGHIDRFSIPASLRNRLRDVATAAGAAEFMLYQAAAFTLLHKLGGGTELVLAAVVAGRVDASAAAVVSPSAETVLSRTDLSGSPSLRAVLDQVRATSLARTGVSVAADLTSGVDRYAGVLHFDETDRRAAPPFGGEQAATTTAFELDGARYDLAFAFAGTRDDGLAASITLNADLYHRGTAQLFAHRMLCVLHAFADTPDLPLSDLDVMPPEERRRVLDEWSCGVEVSEVSPLPDLLRRARTYPPTRTAIRAGADTVDFGTLCDRLASHATHPTDRARGGPLGSQSEVSRTPVAVARPEVSHAVVHASIVIDDLLTLVERFVAAEGAGAPLEIIDAAGALLSFEPDAIVAAVADRRAVAASRQVGRVDPACRMADNRVIVAGAGTIALLVEALAALADGATLELVPRGLAPGMSARTTHVVADVADLRTEPGNPARLVDLPAVAADGAPQRWDLLSRDGLRIAVPGHVTGTIGYAVPGYAGAVARGPLDGSGRVRPVPGARVLVLDHAGRPTAPGVAGAVFVGGIGLAKTSPSDPDRGGTDGLVRTGDRARWTTAGWLVFADPEAPASW, from the coding sequence GTGGGTATCGTGTCGTTCGGAGTTCAGACCTCGAGTCGGAAAACCCCGCAGACCCTGATCGATTCCGGGCGCGAGGCGGCGGTCGCTGGGGCTCGCACGGTCGACAGGGGCCCGTACGAGGGAATCTGGTCGGACCCCGCCGAGGAGGCGGCCCAGCTCGAACGCTGGTGTAGCGCGCTGGCTGGTCTGCGTGCGGGCACCGGTCCCGCCACCGACCTGCCGCGACCGGATCGGCTCGGCGGAGACGGGCACATCGACCGCTTCTCGATCCCCGCGTCGCTGCGGAACCGCTTGCGTGATGTCGCCACAGCGGCCGGCGCGGCGGAGTTCATGCTGTACCAGGCGGCCGCGTTCACCCTGCTCCACAAGCTCGGTGGCGGCACCGAGCTTGTGCTCGCCGCGGTGGTGGCAGGCCGGGTCGACGCGAGCGCGGCGGCTGTGGTCAGCCCTTCCGCCGAGACAGTGCTGTCGCGCACCGACCTGTCCGGCTCGCCGTCCTTGCGTGCCGTACTCGATCAGGTCCGCGCGACCTCGCTGGCCCGCACCGGCGTATCGGTCGCCGCGGACCTGACCTCCGGCGTCGACCGATACGCCGGGGTACTGCACTTCGACGAAACCGACCGCCGGGCCGCGCCGCCTTTCGGGGGTGAACAGGCCGCCACCACAACGGCTTTCGAACTCGACGGCGCCCGCTACGACCTCGCCTTCGCCTTCGCCGGCACGCGCGACGATGGTCTCGCTGCTTCGATCACCCTCAACGCCGACCTCTACCACCGCGGGACCGCGCAGCTGTTCGCCCATCGAATGCTGTGCGTACTCCACGCTTTCGCCGACACTCCCGACCTGCCGCTGTCGGACCTGGACGTGATGCCGCCCGAGGAACGTCGACGTGTTCTCGACGAATGGTCTTGCGGGGTGGAGGTTTCCGAGGTCTCCCCACTTCCTGACCTGCTCCGCCGGGCTCGCACCTACCCACCCACTCGCACCGCGATTCGGGCCGGCGCCGACACTGTCGACTTCGGCACCCTGTGTGACCGACTGGCCTCGCACGCAACGCATCCCACCGATCGGGCCCGTGGCGGACCACTCGGCTCGCAGTCGGAAGTCTCGCGGACCCCCGTGGCGGTCGCGCGGCCGGAGGTGTCGCACGCTGTCGTGCACGCGAGCATCGTGATCGACGACTTGCTCACTCTCGTAGAGCGGTTCGTCGCCGCCGAGGGCGCCGGTGCGCCGCTCGAGATCATCGACGCCGCCGGTGCGTTGCTGTCGTTCGAGCCCGATGCGATAGTCGCCGCGGTCGCCGACCGGCGCGCGGTGGCCGCGTCCCGGCAGGTGGGCCGAGTGGACCCGGCCTGCCGCATGGCCGACAACCGTGTGATCGTCGCGGGAGCGGGCACCATCGCACTGCTGGTGGAAGCGCTGGCGGCGCTGGCCGACGGCGCGACCCTCGAACTCGTCCCCCGTGGCCTCGCCCCGGGGATGTCGGCCCGCACCACCCACGTGGTCGCCGACGTCGCCGACCTGCGCACCGAACCGGGCAACCCCGCGCGGCTGGTCGACCTGCCCGCCGTGGCCGCCGACGGCGCACCCCAGCGCTGGGATCTGCTGAGCCGCGACGGATTACGTATCGCGGTACCCGGCCACGTCACCGGCACCATCGGCTACGCGGTGCCCGGCTACGCGGGCGCGGTGGCACGTGGCCCGCTCGACGGCAGCGGCCGGGTCCGCCCGGTGCCCGGCGCCCGCGTCCTCGTCCTCGACCACGCGGGCAGGCCGACGGCCCCCGGCGTGGCCGGTGCGGTCTTCGTCGGTGGTATCGGGCTGGCGAAGACCTCGCCGAGCGATCCCGATCGCGGCGGGACCGACGGGCTGGTGCGCACCGGTGATCGTGCCCGCTGGACAACGGCCGGCTGGCTGGTGTTCGCCGATCCCGAGGCCCCGGCTTCGTGGTGA
- a CDS encoding ABC transporter substrate-binding protein: protein MTPVHTARMWRRAAVAVLTGALAVGLTACGSSEDTEASGEPVTITHAKGETTVHGTPDKIVALGNQWLDATLALGVTPVGHIDNVAAMSKSAPPWHPENITESTALSTTGNVAEQVAALEPDLILVDPFMADQKTYDDLSKIAPTLPALTAEAVSPWQDQVTALGKVLRKDSDADAVIKQVDDKIAGIAAANPGLAGKTFASTWLASPSQLMVLTDPNDGSAEVFTQLGMTIPANLTDQPSNQGRLALSPERVDELSADLLLAGYSPGMDEKYRQLPGYANLPAVEKDAVVFMTTQEISAVNQPTALSVPYILDELEPYLVAAAK, encoded by the coding sequence ATGACGCCTGTTCACACCGCACGGATGTGGCGACGCGCGGCGGTCGCCGTGCTGACGGGAGCACTCGCCGTCGGCCTCACCGCCTGCGGCTCGTCCGAGGACACCGAGGCGAGTGGCGAGCCGGTCACCATCACCCACGCCAAGGGCGAGACCACGGTGCACGGCACCCCGGACAAGATCGTCGCGCTGGGCAACCAGTGGCTCGACGCCACACTGGCGCTCGGCGTGACCCCGGTCGGCCACATCGACAATGTCGCGGCGATGTCCAAGTCCGCCCCACCATGGCACCCCGAGAACATCACCGAGTCGACGGCGCTCAGCACCACGGGCAATGTCGCCGAGCAGGTGGCCGCGCTCGAACCGGACCTGATCCTGGTCGATCCGTTCATGGCCGACCAGAAGACCTACGACGACCTGTCCAAGATCGCCCCGACCCTGCCCGCGCTCACCGCGGAGGCCGTGTCGCCGTGGCAGGACCAGGTCACCGCGCTGGGCAAGGTGCTGCGCAAGGACTCCGACGCGGACGCGGTGATCAAGCAGGTCGACGACAAGATCGCGGGCATCGCCGCGGCCAACCCCGGCCTGGCGGGCAAGACCTTCGCCAGTACCTGGCTGGCCAGCCCGTCGCAGCTGATGGTGCTCACCGATCCGAACGACGGTTCGGCCGAGGTCTTCACCCAGCTCGGCATGACCATCCCCGCCAACCTCACCGACCAACCGTCCAACCAGGGCCGCCTCGCCCTGTCCCCCGAACGCGTCGACGAACTCTCCGCCGACCTCCTGCTCGCCGGCTACTCCCCCGGCATGGACGAGAAGTACCGCCAACTCCCCGGCTACGCCAACCTGCCCGCCGTCGAGAAGGACGCGGTCGTGTTCATGACCACCCAGGAGATCAGCGCGGTCAACCAGCCCACCGCCCTCTCGGTCCCCTACATCCTCGACGAACTCGAGCCCTACCTGGTCGCCGCGGCGAAGTGA
- a CDS encoding RluA family pseudouridine synthase, with protein MRRRQQPPLPKRHGLDPARLRLPEDGQWATVRDHLVERLPRVDPARIEEMLRAGEIVDLDGPLGLNAPYVPGGAVWFHRDLPVEREVPFEIGIVHRDDDLLVVDKPHFLATIPRGRHILQTALVRLRRELDLPDLIPAHRLDRVTAGLVLFVVNPARRGAYQTMFHHRTVRKEYEAIAPYDPALELPRVVRSRIIKEKQVLAAREVDGEPNAETEVSLLEHRGGLGRYRLRPHTGRTHQLRLHMNSLGVPILGDDFYPVVTDKSVDDYTRPLQLLAAALEFTDPISGQPRRFETRRALQAWTDLPGWSGSAVDQLTARGAAVDLDAPPRRR; from the coding sequence ATGCGACGTAGGCAGCAGCCGCCGCTGCCGAAACGGCACGGCCTCGATCCCGCCCGGCTCCGGTTGCCCGAGGACGGGCAGTGGGCCACCGTGCGGGACCATCTCGTCGAGCGGTTGCCGCGGGTCGACCCGGCGCGGATCGAGGAGATGCTGCGGGCCGGTGAGATCGTCGATCTGGACGGACCGCTCGGACTGAACGCGCCCTATGTGCCCGGTGGGGCGGTGTGGTTCCACCGCGACCTGCCCGTCGAGCGAGAGGTGCCGTTCGAGATCGGCATCGTGCACCGCGACGACGATCTGCTGGTGGTGGACAAACCCCACTTCCTGGCGACGATCCCGCGCGGCCGCCACATCCTGCAGACCGCGTTGGTGCGCCTGCGCCGTGAACTCGACCTGCCCGACCTGATTCCGGCGCATCGGCTGGACCGGGTGACCGCCGGGCTGGTGCTGTTCGTGGTGAACCCGGCCCGGCGCGGGGCCTATCAGACGATGTTCCACCACCGGACCGTGCGCAAGGAGTACGAGGCCATCGCGCCTTACGACCCAGCCCTCGAGCTCCCGCGCGTCGTGCGCAGCCGAATCATCAAGGAGAAGCAGGTGCTGGCCGCCCGAGAGGTCGACGGCGAGCCCAATGCCGAGACCGAGGTGAGCCTGCTCGAGCACCGCGGCGGGCTCGGCCGCTACCGGCTGCGACCGCACACCGGGCGCACCCATCAACTGCGGTTGCACATGAACAGCCTCGGCGTGCCGATCCTCGGTGACGACTTCTATCCGGTCGTCACCGACAAATCCGTGGACGACTACACCCGGCCCCTGCAATTGCTGGCCGCCGCGCTGGAGTTCACCGACCCGATCAGCGGACAGCCACGACGGTTCGAGACCCGGCGGGCCCTGCAGGCGTGGACAGATCTGCCCGGCTGGTCCGGGTCTGCTGTCGACCAGCTCACAGCGCGGGGCGCCGCTGTCGATCTTGATGCGCCGCCGAGACGCCGGTGA
- a CDS encoding putative glycolipid-binding domain-containing protein: MSKVAHHEPATVCEEHTVSFTALPPSAAWRHREGRTGFEVAYFHRDERGVVVEGCATAAEDGVLWAIDYRLRLDGSWHTRSARIIGRYREGRRTLNVQSDGLGRWQIDGSPVPELDGCLDIDLEASAFTNALPVRRLDLTVGDAADAPAVYIRAGDLTANRLPQHYRRVVDGAGQRYDYTAPTFDFHATLEYDEYGLVVDYPGLAERTA; this comes from the coding sequence GTGAGCAAGGTCGCGCACCACGAGCCGGCCACCGTCTGTGAGGAGCACACCGTGTCGTTCACCGCCCTGCCGCCATCGGCCGCCTGGCGGCATCGCGAGGGTCGCACGGGGTTCGAAGTGGCGTACTTCCATCGGGACGAGCGCGGGGTCGTCGTGGAGGGCTGCGCGACCGCGGCCGAGGACGGGGTGCTGTGGGCGATCGACTACCGGCTGCGGCTCGACGGCAGCTGGCACACTCGGTCGGCGCGGATCATCGGGCGCTATCGCGAGGGGCGTCGGACGCTGAACGTTCAGTCCGACGGGCTCGGCCGCTGGCAGATCGACGGGAGCCCGGTGCCCGAACTCGACGGGTGCCTCGACATCGATCTGGAGGCCTCGGCGTTCACGAACGCGCTGCCGGTCCGCCGCCTCGACCTCACGGTCGGCGATGCCGCGGACGCGCCCGCGGTCTACATCCGCGCCGGCGACCTCACCGCGAACCGACTACCGCAGCACTATCGCCGCGTCGTCGACGGGGCCGGACAGCGCTACGACTACACCGCGCCCACCTTCGACTTCCACGCCACCTTGGAATACGACGAGTACGGTCTGGTCGTCGACTATCCCGGGCTTGCCGAGCGCACCGCCTGA